The following coding sequences are from one Verrucosispora sp. WMMD573 window:
- a CDS encoding polysaccharide lyase family 1 protein, giving the protein MRRLAAAAASTIIALTVLPTAAVAQPSNDAVAPSGSDRDARTSLSPFARQLGRQALPAGDGWAAAGPGTTGGAAAGADQIHVVSSRAELVAALGGDNATNATNATSKIVYVRGGIDGFEDTDGRLLDCTDLADPEYSLEGYLAAYDPAVWGRVTPSGPLEEARRRSVTNQTSQTQINVGPNTTIIGLRGARLTGLTLMIDRASNVIVRNITFDDARDCFPAWSPTDGEAGNWNSQYDLVSVRRSENVWIDHNTFTDGDNPDSAQPVYFGRPYQVHDGALDITHTASLVTASWNRFSGRDKVMLIGSSNTVGPDVGRLNVTLHHNLFDGALQRLPRVRFGQVDVYNNAYRLGGDGFEYAIGVGVQSAVHAESNHFTLGADVSAADLLYDWGGTAITARGNWIKSAGAPSRPVDLVAAYNAAHDPALSPDAGWTPTLRHGPVLPAPLVPLVVGPLAGAERLPL; this is encoded by the coding sequence ATGCGCAGACTTGCCGCCGCCGCGGCATCGACGATTATCGCCCTGACCGTCCTCCCCACCGCCGCCGTGGCACAGCCGTCGAACGACGCGGTCGCGCCCTCCGGCAGCGACCGGGACGCCAGGACATCACTGTCCCCGTTTGCCCGGCAGCTCGGCCGGCAGGCTCTCCCGGCCGGCGACGGCTGGGCCGCCGCCGGGCCCGGCACCACCGGAGGCGCCGCCGCCGGAGCCGATCAGATCCACGTGGTGAGCAGCCGCGCCGAGCTGGTCGCCGCGCTCGGCGGCGACAACGCCACGAACGCGACGAACGCCACCTCCAAGATCGTGTACGTCAGGGGCGGCATCGACGGCTTCGAAGACACCGACGGTCGCCTGCTCGACTGCACCGACCTGGCCGATCCCGAGTACTCGCTGGAGGGGTATCTGGCCGCGTACGACCCGGCGGTGTGGGGCCGGGTGACGCCGAGCGGGCCGCTGGAGGAGGCCCGGCGACGATCGGTGACCAACCAGACCAGCCAGACCCAGATCAACGTCGGCCCGAACACCACAATCATCGGACTGCGGGGAGCACGCCTGACCGGGCTGACGCTGATGATCGACCGGGCGTCGAACGTGATCGTCCGCAACATCACCTTCGACGACGCCCGGGACTGCTTCCCCGCCTGGTCCCCCACCGACGGCGAGGCCGGCAACTGGAACTCGCAGTACGACCTGGTCTCGGTGCGCCGCAGCGAGAACGTCTGGATCGACCACAACACCTTCACCGACGGCGACAACCCGGACAGCGCCCAGCCCGTCTACTTCGGACGGCCCTACCAGGTGCACGACGGCGCGCTGGACATCACCCACACCGCCAGCCTGGTCACCGCCTCCTGGAACCGCTTCTCCGGGCGCGACAAGGTGATGCTGATCGGCTCGTCCAACACCGTCGGCCCGGACGTCGGACGGCTCAACGTGACCCTGCACCACAACCTGTTCGACGGTGCGCTCCAGCGGTTGCCCCGGGTCCGCTTCGGCCAGGTCGACGTCTACAACAACGCCTACCGGCTCGGCGGTGACGGCTTCGAGTACGCCATCGGCGTCGGCGTCCAGTCCGCCGTGCACGCCGAGAGCAACCACTTCACCCTCGGTGCCGACGTCAGCGCCGCCGATCTGCTCTACGACTGGGGCGGCACCGCGATCACCGCCCGGGGCAACTGGATCAAGTCCGCCGGTGCGCCGTCCCGCCCGGTGGACCTGGTGGCCGCGTACAACGCCGCACACGACCCCGCCCTGAGTCCCGATGCCGGCTGGACGCCGACGCTGCGGCACGGACCGGTACTGCCGGCCCCGCTGGTGCCGCTCGTGGTCGGCCCGCTCGCCGGCGCCGAGCGCCTACCCCTGTAA
- a CDS encoding winged helix-turn-helix domain-containing protein: MPESAEYLRIAQDVINDVRSGRLKPGDRLPSLAQTRADYGVSYGTVQLAYVRLEALRVIRRQQGKGVFVTDPKTWMREP, translated from the coding sequence ATGCCCGAATCAGCCGAGTACCTCCGCATTGCGCAAGATGTGATCAACGATGTCAGGTCCGGGAGGCTCAAGCCCGGCGACCGGTTGCCTTCGCTCGCGCAGACCCGTGCCGACTATGGCGTCAGCTACGGCACCGTGCAGTTGGCCTACGTTCGGCTCGAAGCCCTGCGGGTGATTCGGCGGCAGCAGGGCAAGGGTGTCTTCGTGACCGATCCGAAGACCTGGATGCGGGAGCCCTGA
- a CDS encoding DUF559 domain-containing protein gives MDAVLAELVRRGHGLVTRSLVEQVVPEWTLQRSCTNGELVRVLPEVFAAAHLMRDQRVLKDPSVAPLSRIDPALCRRAVAAWMRGRGVLSHLTALDVWGLRRQLPGDLLHVSAPARSGLRSWPGVQVHRRRHLTLAPPSVVVRQGSPVTTIERALVDSWPMLTPAEQRTPTIRAVNDRLTTPGRLQAALDATARVAGRAALATLLTRLAEGCRSPLEIWGHERVFTGPGMPAFQRQVRVRLGGRNVYLDLYAEPERVNVELDGATTHGDPRQREIDLRRDAQLATLGILVVRFAHRRLVREPEAVRRETLAILASRRPHQSAGRHTGLSPR, from the coding sequence GTGGATGCGGTGTTGGCGGAGCTGGTGAGGCGCGGGCACGGCCTGGTGACGCGATCTCTCGTCGAGCAGGTCGTGCCGGAGTGGACCCTGCAACGCTCGTGCACCAACGGCGAGCTGGTGCGGGTCCTGCCCGAGGTGTTCGCGGCAGCACACCTAATGAGGGATCAGCGGGTTCTGAAGGACCCGAGCGTCGCGCCGCTCAGCCGGATCGACCCGGCCCTCTGCCGCCGTGCGGTCGCCGCCTGGATGCGAGGCCGCGGCGTGCTCAGCCACCTCACTGCCCTCGACGTGTGGGGGCTGCGCCGGCAACTGCCCGGAGACCTGCTGCACGTGAGCGCACCGGCGCGCAGCGGCCTGCGGAGCTGGCCCGGAGTGCAGGTCCACAGGCGTCGTCACCTCACTCTCGCCCCACCGTCGGTGGTGGTACGACAAGGGTCGCCGGTGACGACCATCGAGCGCGCCCTCGTCGACTCCTGGCCGATGCTCACGCCAGCCGAGCAACGCACACCAACAATTAGAGCGGTCAACGACCGGCTGACGACCCCAGGGCGGCTGCAAGCCGCGCTCGACGCCACAGCGCGGGTGGCTGGCCGAGCAGCGCTGGCTACGCTGTTGACCCGCCTCGCCGAGGGTTGCCGCAGCCCGCTGGAGATCTGGGGACACGAGCGGGTTTTCACTGGCCCCGGTATGCCGGCATTCCAGCGGCAGGTCCGAGTCCGGCTCGGCGGGCGCAACGTCTACCTCGATCTCTACGCCGAGCCGGAGCGCGTCAACGTCGAACTCGACGGCGCCACCACCCACGGTGATCCACGGCAGCGCGAGATCGACCTGCGGCGTGACGCACAACTGGCCACCCTCGGCATTCTGGTCGTCCGTTTCGCCCATCGGCGGCTCGTGCGCGAGCCGGAGGCGGTACGTCGGGAAACCCTCGCCATCCTCGCCAGCCGCCGACCCCACCAATCAGCAGGACGACACACCGGACTCTCGCCTCGGTGA
- a CDS encoding pectate lyase, which produces MRRPVTLRLLAGLAATATGAAVCVALTTPQASAAVGSATGFATGNGGTTGGAGGQTVRATSGTQIHAALCNRASSSTPITIQVEGTINHGNTTKVSGSSCNTAADVIELKQISNVTILGVGNGAVFDQIGIHIREASNIIIQNVTVRNVKKSGSPTSNGGDAIGMEADVRNVWVDHVTLEASGGESEGFDGLFDMKNNTQYVTLSYSILRNSGRGGLIGSSESDRSNGYVTFHHNLYENIDSRTPLLRGGIAHIYNNHYVRLNESGINSRAGARAKVDNNYFQNSKDVLGTFYTDEAGYWQVSGNIFDNVTWSSRSGDTNPAGPNPTSNTSVSIPYSYRLDSASCVPSVVSQTAGANKGIRTSNGNCTPQSPTAGPTSPTPGPTTTTPPPTSNPTPTPSQPSGTNLSIGAGSDGSSKASGTSYGDVRDGNMNTAWSPSGTTGQISIKWGSATTVSKINIREAAGSVGTIRNWRVLNHDTGAVLATGTGAGVISFGATSLRKITFDITSSTGTPRVAEFETYAS; this is translated from the coding sequence ATGAGACGACCAGTCACACTCCGCCTCCTCGCAGGACTGGCCGCCACCGCCACGGGAGCCGCGGTCTGCGTGGCTCTGACGACGCCGCAGGCGTCGGCCGCGGTCGGCAGCGCCACCGGCTTCGCGACCGGCAACGGTGGCACCACCGGCGGCGCGGGCGGGCAGACCGTGCGCGCCACCAGCGGCACCCAGATCCACGCGGCCCTGTGCAACCGGGCCAGCAGCAGCACCCCGATCACCATCCAGGTCGAGGGGACCATCAACCACGGCAACACCACGAAGGTGTCCGGTTCGAGCTGCAACACGGCCGCCGACGTGATCGAACTCAAGCAGATCAGCAACGTCACGATCCTCGGGGTCGGCAACGGCGCGGTCTTCGACCAGATCGGCATCCACATCCGCGAGGCCAGCAACATCATCATCCAGAACGTGACCGTCCGGAACGTCAAGAAGTCGGGCTCACCCACCTCCAACGGCGGCGACGCCATCGGCATGGAGGCCGACGTCCGCAACGTCTGGGTCGACCACGTCACCCTGGAGGCATCCGGTGGCGAGTCGGAGGGCTTCGACGGGCTGTTCGACATGAAGAACAACACCCAGTACGTGACGCTGTCCTACAGCATCCTGCGCAACTCCGGCCGGGGCGGCCTGATCGGCTCCAGCGAGAGCGACAGGTCCAACGGCTACGTCACGTTCCACCACAACCTGTACGAGAACATCGACTCCCGTACGCCGCTGCTGCGCGGCGGCATCGCCCACATCTACAACAACCACTACGTACGCCTCAACGAGTCGGGCATCAACTCCCGGGCCGGGGCACGCGCCAAGGTGGACAACAACTACTTCCAGAACTCCAAGGACGTGCTGGGCACCTTCTACACCGACGAGGCCGGCTACTGGCAGGTCAGCGGCAACATCTTCGACAACGTGACCTGGTCCTCGCGCAGCGGCGACACCAACCCGGCCGGCCCCAACCCGACCTCCAACACCAGCGTCAGCATCCCGTACTCGTACCGGCTCGACTCGGCCAGTTGCGTGCCGAGCGTCGTCAGCCAGACCGCCGGCGCGAACAAGGGCATCCGTACCTCCAACGGCAACTGCACGCCGCAGAGCCCGACCGCCGGGCCGACCAGCCCGACGCCGGGCCCGACCACCACCACCCCGCCCCCGACCAGCAACCCGACGCCGACGCCGAGCCAGCCCAGCGGCACCAACCTGAGCATCGGCGCCGGCTCCGACGGCTCCAGCAAGGCCAGCGGCACCAGCTACGGCGACGTACGCGACGGCAACATGAACACCGCCTGGTCGCCGAGCGGCACCACCGGCCAGATCTCGATCAAGTGGGGCTCCGCCACCACCGTGTCGAAGATCAACATTCGGGAGGCGGCCGGCTCCGTCGGCACCATCCGTAACTGGCGGGTGCTCAACCACGACACCGGCGCGGTGCTGGCCACCGGCACCGGCGCGGGCGTCATCAGCTTCGGGGCGACGTCCCTGCGCAAGATCACCTTCGACATCACCAGCTCGACCGGCACCCCACGAGTCGCCGAGTTCGAGACGTACGCCAGCTAG
- a CDS encoding Gfo/Idh/MocA family oxidoreductase, which produces MTSPRVALVGANGHGRWHRRVIGALHDAGRVRLVALVDTRPIEPEPAAPEPAGVPVFADHRAMLADVTPDVVVICTPPHTHLRIARDAVTAGADVLLEKPPVLSTAEHEELSGAVATTGRTVQVGFQALGSAALRALTDAVSAGRLGTVSGVATVAAWQRPDAYYARAPWAGRRLLDGRPVLDGALANPLAHAVMQCLAVAEVLGGRPVEPVSIEVERYRVRPIEVDDTAALRVRHRHGPPIVAAVTLAGEDFIAGEVMVTGDAGRAVLEYPTDRLSLPGEAAARHVPGRCGLLENLLAHRADPRVPLIAPLARTAPFTAVLTALQAAPEPALLDGALVDAVGAGAQRVLRVRGVNEVLRRVADEGRLPSELGVPWAIAPWRTELARQE; this is translated from the coding sequence GTGACGAGCCCCCGGGTGGCGCTGGTGGGGGCGAACGGGCACGGGCGCTGGCATCGCCGCGTCATCGGGGCGCTGCACGATGCCGGCCGGGTACGCCTGGTCGCGCTGGTCGACACGCGGCCGATCGAGCCGGAGCCGGCGGCACCGGAGCCGGCCGGGGTCCCGGTCTTCGCCGATCACCGGGCGATGCTCGCCGACGTCACGCCGGACGTGGTGGTCATCTGCACCCCACCGCACACCCATCTGCGGATCGCCCGGGACGCGGTGACCGCCGGGGCGGACGTGCTGCTGGAGAAACCGCCGGTGCTGTCCACCGCGGAGCACGAGGAACTGTCCGGGGCGGTGGCCACCACCGGTCGGACCGTCCAGGTCGGGTTTCAGGCGCTCGGCTCGGCGGCACTCCGCGCGTTGACGGATGCGGTGTCGGCCGGGCGGCTGGGCACGGTCAGCGGCGTCGCCACGGTGGCCGCGTGGCAACGTCCGGACGCTTACTACGCCCGTGCGCCCTGGGCCGGGCGACGGCTGCTCGACGGGCGGCCGGTGCTCGACGGCGCGTTGGCCAACCCGCTCGCGCACGCGGTGATGCAGTGCCTGGCGGTCGCCGAGGTACTCGGCGGTCGGCCGGTGGAGCCGGTCAGCATCGAGGTGGAACGCTACCGGGTGCGGCCGATCGAGGTGGACGACACCGCAGCGCTGCGGGTGCGGCATCGGCACGGTCCGCCGATCGTGGCCGCGGTGACCCTCGCCGGCGAGGACTTCATCGCCGGCGAGGTGATGGTCACCGGCGACGCCGGGCGAGCGGTGCTGGAGTACCCGACCGACCGGCTGTCGCTGCCCGGCGAGGCCGCTGCCCGGCACGTGCCCGGCCGGTGCGGGCTGCTGGAGAACCTGTTGGCCCACCGGGCTGATCCACGGGTGCCGCTGATCGCGCCGCTGGCCCGGACCGCGCCGTTCACCGCCGTCCTGACCGCCCTGCAGGCGGCACCCGAGCCGGCGCTGCTCGATGGTGCGCTGGTGGACGCCGTCGGTGCCGGCGCGCAGCGGGTGCTGCGGGTGCGCGGCGTCAACGAGGTGTTACGTCGGGTGGCTGACGAGGGCCGACTACCGTCGGAACTCGGCGTGCCGTGGGCGATAGCGCCTTGGCGAACGGAACTCGCTCGGCAAGAATAG
- a CDS encoding AAA domain-containing protein, with protein sequence MHVATILTALADLAPAGAERILDVAGTGRPLVWLPEPHRGPRSARLDRLAALDALHRDERILRLGLAFLVGTADLDGARRRIRLPLLAQPVRLQRGRRDYRVVPAGDLELTPLIEDRELAARLEAAPGLAGPGWLTAPGTTAWITAAAEAAGVKVTTVRARSPRGVGHDVTGVAAAALFVTRDVFAGRLRDTLLSWASRPGLADTALSRLYLGTDDAPEPTGAGPSDEDEVLSPLPLNAAQRDVIRRTRTAPVVVVSGAPGNGKSHALVAAALDTVARGGSVLVATQSTHAAEVLGELLRRHPGPPPVLFGDAERRGTIATELAGGVAVGVDDAQLRQDTSAVSAAHERFTGVRAGIAAALEQERLAATLPDWQPLLPALRHDAPAVFGPDTDLTAIRAALHAASRGGDGWWSRWRRSRATHRLHRLTGAGPAVPVSQLRAAVNAAHAVRAAARLSTSGGTNLTTAWRALAEADVALAQAVGTALRNQTASARRWTGDARRAASGLGTALRAGRNRRRELLATLAADALVRALPLWVGTVADVEDLLPPAAGMFDLVVLDEAAHIDQLRAAPVLARARRALVAGDPRQLRFVSFVADADVTATLHRHGLDRYADRLDVRRVSAFDVAAGAAPVTWLGEHHRCAPHLIGFSARRFYDDRLELVTRHPGNERADAIDVVTVADATVIDGVNQAEVATVLDLVAALAARPPQGGIAVISPFRAQADAVEAALLSAYDVDEIERLGLRTGTVHAFQGSEADVVIATLGLVDDDPPARHRFVAEPNLFNVLVTRARKQLTVVTSLQAPEGIIGDYLRYAEQPLDATYAEPPGTTYAEPPGTTGAGAAEPAPWTGALAVELTRIGLTVRPDYPVGRWRVDLCVGDDGPVGLLCGVHPDGVAAHLERQRTLTRAGWRLYDAFASHWADDPIRAALDLATRIHDDASRERAYSIGT encoded by the coding sequence ATGCACGTGGCGACCATCCTCACCGCGCTCGCCGACCTGGCTCCGGCCGGTGCCGAGCGGATCCTCGACGTGGCCGGAACCGGTCGACCGCTGGTCTGGCTGCCGGAACCGCACCGGGGCCCCCGCAGCGCGCGACTGGACCGGCTCGCCGCGCTGGACGCCCTGCACCGCGACGAACGGATCCTCCGCCTCGGGCTGGCCTTTCTCGTCGGCACAGCCGACCTGGACGGTGCGCGGCGACGAATCCGACTGCCGCTGCTGGCCCAGCCGGTACGCCTGCAACGCGGCCGGCGCGATTACCGGGTCGTGCCGGCCGGCGACCTCGAACTGACCCCGCTCATCGAGGACCGGGAACTCGCGGCCCGGCTGGAGGCCGCGCCGGGGCTGGCCGGGCCCGGCTGGCTGACGGCCCCCGGCACCACCGCCTGGATCACCGCGGCGGCCGAGGCCGCAGGCGTGAAGGTGACCACGGTCCGGGCGCGATCGCCGCGCGGCGTCGGCCACGACGTCACCGGGGTCGCCGCGGCAGCGCTCTTCGTGACCCGTGACGTGTTCGCCGGCCGCCTCCGCGACACCCTGTTGAGCTGGGCGAGTCGCCCCGGGTTGGCGGACACCGCCCTGAGCCGGCTCTACCTCGGCACCGACGACGCCCCGGAGCCGACCGGAGCCGGCCCCAGCGACGAGGACGAGGTGCTGTCGCCTCTGCCGCTGAACGCCGCGCAGCGGGACGTGATCCGGCGGACCAGGACGGCACCCGTGGTGGTGGTCTCCGGCGCGCCGGGCAACGGCAAGAGTCACGCCCTGGTCGCCGCCGCCCTGGACACCGTGGCTCGCGGCGGGTCGGTGCTGGTGGCGACGCAGTCGACCCACGCCGCCGAGGTGCTGGGAGAACTGTTGCGCCGGCACCCGGGCCCGCCGCCGGTGCTCTTCGGCGACGCCGAGCGGCGCGGAACCATTGCCACCGAACTAGCCGGTGGCGTCGCCGTCGGCGTGGACGACGCACAGCTGCGCCAAGACACCAGTGCCGTGTCGGCCGCCCATGAGCGGTTCACCGGCGTCCGGGCCGGCATCGCCGCCGCGCTGGAACAGGAACGCCTCGCCGCCACCCTGCCCGACTGGCAACCACTCCTGCCCGCCCTGAGGCACGACGCCCCGGCGGTGTTCGGGCCGGACACCGACCTCACCGCGATCCGCGCCGCCCTGCACGCCGCGAGCCGGGGTGGCGACGGCTGGTGGTCGCGGTGGCGTCGGTCCCGCGCCACCCATCGACTCCACCGGCTCACCGGCGCCGGCCCCGCCGTACCCGTGTCCCAGCTACGGGCGGCCGTGAATGCCGCGCACGCCGTACGTGCCGCCGCCCGACTGTCCACCAGCGGCGGCACGAACCTGACCACCGCCTGGCGGGCGCTGGCCGAGGCGGACGTCGCGCTCGCCCAGGCGGTCGGCACGGCGCTGCGGAACCAGACCGCCAGCGCACGCCGGTGGACCGGGGACGCCCGGCGCGCTGCCAGCGGTCTGGGTACCGCCCTGCGAGCCGGACGCAACCGCCGTCGGGAGCTGCTCGCCACGCTGGCCGCCGACGCGCTGGTCCGCGCGCTGCCCCTGTGGGTGGGCACGGTCGCCGACGTCGAGGATCTGCTGCCCCCGGCGGCCGGCATGTTCGACCTGGTGGTGCTCGACGAGGCAGCACACATCGATCAACTGCGGGCCGCTCCGGTGCTGGCCCGGGCCCGCCGGGCGCTGGTGGCCGGCGACCCACGGCAGCTGCGGTTCGTCTCGTTCGTCGCGGACGCCGACGTGACCGCGACCCTGCACCGGCACGGCCTGGACCGCTACGCCGACCGGCTCGACGTACGCCGGGTCAGTGCCTTCGACGTGGCGGCCGGTGCCGCACCCGTGACCTGGCTCGGTGAGCACCACCGCTGCGCGCCGCACCTGATCGGCTTCTCCGCCCGCCGGTTCTACGACGACCGGCTGGAACTGGTCACCCGGCACCCCGGCAACGAACGAGCCGACGCCATCGACGTGGTGACCGTCGCCGACGCCACGGTGATCGACGGTGTCAACCAGGCCGAGGTGGCGACCGTGCTCGACCTGGTCGCCGCCCTCGCGGCCCGACCCCCGCAGGGCGGCATCGCGGTGATCAGCCCGTTCCGGGCCCAGGCCGACGCGGTGGAGGCGGCGCTGCTGTCGGCATACGACGTCGACGAGATCGAGCGGTTGGGCCTGCGTACCGGAACGGTGCACGCGTTCCAGGGCAGCGAGGCCGACGTGGTGATCGCCACGCTCGGGCTGGTCGACGACGACCCGCCGGCACGACACCGGTTCGTCGCCGAACCGAACCTGTTCAACGTCCTGGTCACCCGGGCCAGGAAGCAGCTCACCGTGGTCACGTCGCTCCAGGCCCCGGAGGGCATCATCGGCGACTACCTCCGGTACGCCGAACAACCGCTGGACGCCACCTATGCCGAGCCGCCGGGCACGACCTATGCCGAGCCGCCGGGCACGACCGGGGCGGGAGCCGCCGAGCCGGCCCCCTGGACCGGGGCGCTCGCCGTCGAGCTGACCCGGATCGGACTGACCGTCCGGCCCGACTACCCCGTCGGCCGCTGGCGGGTCGACCTGTGCGTCGGGGACGACGGCCCGGTCGGTTTGTTGTGCGGCGTGCACCCGGACGGCGTGGCCGCGCACCTGGAACGGCAGCGCACCCTCACCCGGGCCGGCTGGCGACTGTACGACGCGTTCGCCAGCCACTGGGCCGACGACCCGATCCGCGCCGCCCTCGACCTCGCCACCCGCATCCACGACGACGCCTCACGCGAACGGGCGTATTCGATCGGCACCTGA
- a CDS encoding phosphohydrolase — MELPPYLATMPMHAITEMHGEAGLRERFRLEIEGFGAEERQRLDEALELAGWLHRDDRRSREPYVNHLLRVAIRMLHHYQVRDVDVIVAGLLHDAVEDHPAELVDGGEPGSGGEPGSGGEPGSGGEPGSGGEPGSGGEPGSGGEPNSGGRLGVGGDDVEDPTEAALGVLAERFGARVARLVAAVTNPPWEPGRDRYEQYREHVAASLEREPWARVIKVSDFTDNGVGVIHSVGPKVESSARKYRPLVPVYRDLVTRADTPLSEPVKRHILDQLDLAEQRFSAILDQPAHPS, encoded by the coding sequence ATGGAGTTGCCGCCGTATCTGGCCACGATGCCGATGCACGCGATCACCGAGATGCACGGCGAGGCCGGGCTGCGGGAGCGGTTCCGGCTGGAGATCGAGGGGTTCGGGGCCGAGGAGCGGCAGCGGCTCGACGAGGCGCTTGAGCTGGCCGGGTGGCTGCATCGCGATGATCGGCGGTCCCGGGAGCCGTACGTCAATCATCTGCTCCGGGTGGCGATCCGGATGCTGCACCACTACCAGGTACGCGACGTCGACGTGATCGTCGCCGGGCTGCTGCACGACGCCGTCGAGGACCATCCGGCCGAGCTGGTCGACGGCGGGGAGCCCGGGAGCGGCGGGGAGCCCGGGAGCGGCGGGGAGCCCGGGAGCGGCGGGGAGCCCGGGAGCGGCGGGGAGCCCGGGAGCGGCGGGGAGCCCGGGAGCGGCGGGGAGCCGAACAGCGGCGGGAGGCTGGGTGTCGGTGGGGACGACGTTGAGGATCCGACCGAGGCGGCGTTGGGGGTGCTGGCCGAGCGGTTCGGGGCGCGGGTGGCGCGGCTGGTCGCGGCGGTCACCAACCCGCCGTGGGAGCCCGGGCGCGACCGGTACGAGCAGTACCGGGAGCATGTGGCCGCCAGTCTTGAGCGGGAACCCTGGGCGCGGGTCATCAAGGTCTCCGACTTCACGGACAACGGTGTCGGAGTGATCCATTCTGTCGGTCCCAAGGTCGAGTCGTCGGCCCGCAAGTACCGCCCTCTGGTGCCGGTGTACCGCGATCTCGTCACCCGTGCCGACACTCCCCTGTCCGAGCCGGTGAAGCGACACATCCTGGACCAGCTCGATCTGGCCGAGCAGCGGTTCAGCGCCATCCTCGACCAGCCCGCCCACCCATCCTGA
- a CDS encoding HNH endonuclease, which translates to MTDEKWYRFLAERPGLNEVNFWRPSGGAFRALTPGEPFFFKAHYPLNRIVGGGFFSGFTRLKISEAWELFGEANGVASLDEMRRSVGRYRKQAIARDEDPVIGCIFVRDVSFFPDDSTADPPPAFASNVVQGKTYDLADPPVAGYFELLLHRLLSLGVEVDFSEPWHRPGPVYGDPRLVPQRLGQQSFKAVVLGAYGRRCAITGNKVQPVLQAAHIRPLPQGGEHRIDNGLLLKSDVHILFDRGYLGVDPKFRLLVSPRLRSEFGNGDQFYAKAGTSIALPERRTDRPNAEYLEWHLDTIFKAG; encoded by the coding sequence GTGACGGACGAGAAGTGGTACCGGTTCCTGGCTGAGCGTCCTGGCCTCAACGAGGTCAACTTCTGGCGACCCTCCGGCGGTGCTTTCCGTGCTCTAACGCCGGGCGAGCCCTTCTTCTTCAAGGCGCACTACCCGCTGAACAGGATAGTCGGAGGTGGCTTCTTCAGCGGGTTCACTCGGCTGAAGATCTCCGAGGCGTGGGAGTTGTTCGGTGAGGCGAACGGTGTGGCCAGCCTCGACGAGATGCGTCGTAGTGTCGGGCGCTATCGCAAGCAGGCGATCGCCCGCGATGAGGACCCGGTCATCGGCTGCATCTTCGTTCGTGACGTCTCATTTTTTCCCGACGACTCGACTGCCGATCCACCCCCGGCATTCGCCTCCAACGTGGTGCAGGGGAAGACGTACGACCTGGCCGACCCTCCGGTGGCGGGATACTTCGAGCTTCTGCTGCATCGTCTGTTGAGCCTGGGCGTTGAGGTGGACTTCAGTGAGCCCTGGCATCGGCCCGGGCCGGTTTACGGTGACCCGCGCCTCGTGCCGCAGCGCCTTGGTCAGCAATCGTTCAAAGCCGTGGTGCTGGGCGCCTACGGACGGCGTTGCGCCATCACCGGCAACAAGGTCCAGCCGGTGTTGCAGGCGGCTCACATCCGGCCGCTCCCGCAGGGCGGGGAGCACCGGATCGACAATGGGCTGCTGCTCAAGTCGGATGTGCACATCCTCTTCGACCGGGGATATCTGGGCGTGGACCCCAAGTTCCGATTGCTGGTCAGCCCTCGACTGCGTAGTGAATTCGGCAATGGAGACCAGTTCTACGCCAAGGCCGGGACTTCCATTGCACTTCCCGAGCGACGGACCGACCGGCCCAACGCCGAGTACCTCGAATGGCACCTGGACACCATCTTCAAAGCAGGGTGA
- a CDS encoding DivIVA domain-containing protein, giving the protein MAQVYRGGRPLGTGHPTRLTPHEVRTRTFDPRRRGVDPDQVREFQDTVADELAELHRQFRTVAQENERLKRALRDWQSMHARLCRPPNQGRW; this is encoded by the coding sequence GTGGCTCAGGTGTATCGAGGTGGCCGGCCACTCGGGACCGGCCACCCGACCAGGTTGACCCCGCACGAGGTACGCACCCGCACATTCGATCCGCGCCGCCGTGGGGTCGACCCCGATCAGGTACGCGAGTTCCAGGACACGGTCGCCGACGAGTTGGCCGAGCTGCACCGGCAGTTCCGTACGGTCGCCCAGGAGAACGAGCGACTCAAACGGGCCTTGCGCGACTGGCAGTCGATGCACGCCCGGCTCTGCAGACCACCGAACCAGGGCCGCTGGTGA